The following coding sequences are from one Oceaniferula flava window:
- a CDS encoding eCIS core domain-containing protein produces MPNPLFPVMKLARRCGVHWISNVAGITLGQGIYVTHESQPSPALIAHELVHVWQYQQVGSIWRFMVEYVYQCLLVGYHDAEWEIEARKVSAKLIS; encoded by the coding sequence GTGCCGAATCCGCTCTTTCCCGTGATGAAGCTGGCACGACGCTGCGGCGTTCATTGGATCAGCAACGTCGCCGGAATTACGCTGGGGCAGGGGATTTACGTCACTCACGAGAGCCAGCCGAGCCCAGCCTTGATCGCTCATGAGCTGGTGCATGTGTGGCAGTATCAGCAGGTGGGATCCATCTGGAGGTTCATGGTTGAGTATGTTTACCAGTGCCTATTGGTGGGCTACCACGATGCCGAGTGGGAAATCGAAGCCCGTAAGGTGTCGGCCAAGTTGATCTCTTAA
- a CDS encoding alpha/beta fold hydrolase translates to MNHQPPVWTFLPGLHGSSELFAGVQAMVPSGVDSEWVELPSAGDQHYAQLSQWLDEHLASGRPRLLIAESFSAPIALRLAASRPEEICGIVLAAGFCDAPVNPGIALLPLRPLFMVKPPKAALRHYLIGDDAGEEQVSALRSVIKKLPSSTLADRVRTVLELQERDNPGIPEIPMMLLQAQSDNLVPWEAQQRLEACYPHAHVHWIESPHLILQRHPKQCMQHIRDFAESISQAPETTALT, encoded by the coding sequence ATGAATCATCAACCGCCTGTTTGGACTTTTCTCCCCGGATTACACGGCTCTTCGGAGCTGTTCGCCGGCGTTCAAGCGATGGTCCCTTCCGGCGTGGACTCCGAGTGGGTCGAACTCCCAAGCGCAGGCGATCAGCATTATGCACAGCTCAGCCAATGGCTCGACGAGCATCTGGCCTCCGGCCGACCTCGCCTGCTCATCGCGGAGTCGTTCAGTGCCCCCATCGCACTGCGGCTGGCAGCGAGTCGACCGGAAGAAATCTGCGGCATCGTCCTGGCGGCGGGTTTTTGTGACGCCCCGGTGAACCCCGGCATCGCCCTCCTGCCACTGCGCCCCCTGTTCATGGTGAAACCACCGAAGGCGGCGCTACGTCACTACCTCATCGGCGATGACGCCGGAGAAGAACAAGTCAGCGCCTTGCGCTCCGTGATCAAGAAACTCCCCTCAAGCACTCTGGCCGACCGAGTTCGCACCGTCTTGGAGCTTCAGGAAAGGGATAACCCGGGCATCCCTGAGATTCCGATGATGCTGCTTCAGGCGCAGAGCGATAACTTGGTGCCTTGGGAGGCGCAGCAGCGCTTGGAAGCCTGCTACCCTCACGCTCACGTGCACTGGATCGAGTCGCCACACCTGATCCTGCAACGTCATCCGAAACAATGCATGCAGCACATCCGCGACTTTGCTGAGTCGATCTCCCAAGCGCCGGAAACCACTGCACTGACATAG
- a CDS encoding discoidin domain-containing protein produces the protein MTHRNLFLTLSLCTGLLGTTHGDEQSPAGEEAKKPSIYGTITESTPSIPEYFSWINNTNEGATEAQTITNLEFFKWLHDEYGMQLGIYAWDAGNIDSAQYYGSMDTEKFKTQFPNGWSGIADLAKSFSCRMGLWGGPDGFGDTPEEEQARIDLLVSLCRDYELQLFKFDAVGTQLRTEKQDAFAKAMMECRKYAPDLVVLNHRLNLGHAKPHATTFLWGGQETYIDVHIKNTITAPHNRAGAMSRGLPPELKRLTEDHGVCISSCLDNWEDDLILQAFNRNLILAPQIYGNPWLLRDDELAKMSRIFNLHYRSRDILVKGMVLPEEHYGPHAVARGDGATRYLALRNLTWQPVKYQITLNEEIGLTEKGSVEVRRYHPSESILGEFDYGKTIEVEVQPFRSYLLMASAKDVGEIGVTGADYEVVRDTADKPAIVKVLGLPGSTAKVSLKTGDRQFTKAFLNDQPINSLLNGDAEIKFPGEPVALPAHKKLADLKPVAVPADAEQLYEAICYTAENNALEVQSLKRSGVTQVPQVQKARDAFFEQELFWRRGIWDKYMFDGKLDTFFSTLHYGRDKRLDGGALRIDFGQVETVDSITMQSLWQSDKKEQPATTLTAEVSQDLKTWKTVTFTRTEKSGDKIKVANIGKNGGTSTLFDTDVYTWKLALEAPQSFRYMRVFSAPDRVAEMNVAHGGKALDSSNWHVTHLFAPFSAAKPIAAWEAQVEIESNAAEGSYICVGIEGVHGQNKAFAALRVDGQWVGAPQRAPSFPCVAWEYPVGRHNKNNTYFFPVTDDLRGKKVEVVVLSLTGGGTDLKPHAWVTTHQAPREAVILRLEK, from the coding sequence ATGACCCACCGAAACCTTTTTCTAACGCTCAGCCTGTGCACTGGACTCTTGGGAACCACCCACGGCGACGAGCAATCACCTGCCGGCGAGGAGGCCAAGAAACCTTCCATCTATGGCACCATCACCGAGAGCACGCCGTCGATTCCCGAGTATTTCTCATGGATCAACAACACCAACGAGGGAGCTACCGAAGCCCAAACCATCACCAATCTGGAGTTCTTCAAATGGCTGCACGATGAATACGGCATGCAGCTCGGCATCTACGCGTGGGATGCGGGCAATATCGACAGTGCCCAGTATTACGGCAGCATGGACACCGAGAAGTTCAAAACGCAGTTCCCCAATGGCTGGAGCGGCATCGCAGACCTGGCGAAGTCCTTTTCGTGTCGTATGGGTCTCTGGGGCGGGCCGGATGGTTTCGGTGATACGCCCGAGGAAGAACAAGCACGTATCGACCTCTTAGTCAGCCTCTGCCGCGACTACGAACTTCAGCTGTTCAAATTTGATGCCGTCGGCACCCAGCTGCGCACCGAAAAGCAGGACGCCTTTGCCAAGGCGATGATGGAGTGCCGCAAGTATGCGCCGGATCTCGTGGTGCTGAACCACCGCCTCAACCTCGGCCATGCCAAACCCCACGCCACCACCTTCCTCTGGGGTGGACAGGAAACCTACATCGATGTGCATATCAAAAACACCATCACCGCGCCCCACAATCGCGCCGGTGCGATGTCGCGCGGGCTTCCTCCGGAGCTAAAACGCCTCACCGAGGACCACGGTGTCTGCATTTCCTCCTGCTTGGATAACTGGGAAGACGACCTCATCCTCCAAGCTTTCAACCGGAATCTGATTCTCGCTCCGCAAATTTATGGCAACCCGTGGCTGCTGCGCGACGATGAGTTGGCAAAAATGAGCCGCATTTTCAACCTCCACTACCGCAGCCGCGACATCCTGGTGAAGGGCATGGTTTTGCCCGAGGAACATTACGGCCCTCATGCGGTCGCCCGCGGCGATGGCGCTACCCGTTACTTGGCACTGCGCAACCTGACATGGCAGCCCGTGAAGTATCAGATCACCTTGAACGAGGAAATTGGCCTGACCGAAAAAGGCAGCGTCGAAGTCAGACGTTATCACCCGTCCGAGAGCATTCTCGGCGAGTTCGATTACGGCAAAACCATCGAAGTCGAGGTGCAGCCGTTCAGATCCTACCTGCTGATGGCCAGTGCCAAAGATGTCGGTGAGATCGGTGTGACCGGTGCCGACTACGAAGTGGTGCGCGACACCGCAGACAAACCAGCCATCGTGAAAGTCCTCGGCCTGCCGGGCAGCACCGCGAAGGTGTCCTTGAAAACTGGTGACCGCCAATTCACCAAGGCCTTTCTCAACGACCAGCCGATCAACAGTCTCCTGAACGGCGACGCTGAGATCAAGTTCCCGGGTGAACCCGTCGCCCTGCCTGCTCACAAAAAGCTGGCCGACCTGAAACCGGTCGCCGTGCCAGCCGATGCCGAGCAGCTCTATGAAGCCATTTGCTACACCGCCGAGAACAATGCGCTGGAAGTCCAGTCGCTGAAGCGCTCCGGAGTCACCCAGGTGCCTCAGGTGCAAAAAGCACGCGATGCCTTCTTCGAGCAAGAACTATTCTGGCGCCGTGGCATTTGGGACAAATACATGTTCGATGGCAAGCTGGATACCTTCTTCAGCACCCTCCACTACGGTCGCGACAAACGTCTCGACGGCGGTGCCCTGCGCATCGATTTCGGACAGGTGGAAACGGTCGACAGCATCACCATGCAGTCGCTCTGGCAGAGTGATAAGAAAGAGCAACCCGCCACCACCCTCACCGCCGAGGTTTCACAAGATCTGAAGACTTGGAAAACGGTCACCTTCACCAGAACGGAGAAATCCGGAGACAAGATCAAGGTGGCTAACATTGGCAAAAACGGTGGCACCTCCACACTTTTCGATACCGATGTCTACACCTGGAAGCTGGCGCTGGAAGCTCCGCAAAGCTTCCGCTACATGCGTGTGTTCAGCGCACCGGATCGCGTGGCCGAGATGAACGTCGCCCATGGAGGAAAGGCCTTGGACAGCTCAAACTGGCACGTCACCCACCTCTTTGCGCCCTTCTCCGCCGCCAAGCCCATCGCGGCCTGGGAAGCTCAGGTGGAGATCGAAAGCAATGCCGCCGAAGGTAGCTACATCTGCGTAGGTATCGAAGGTGTGCACGGTCAGAACAAAGCCTTTGCCGCACTCCGCGTCGATGGCCAGTGGGTCGGAGCGCCTCAGCGCGCCCCCTCATTCCCCTGTGTCGCCTGGGAATACCCGGTCGGCCGTCACAACAAGAACAACACCTACTTCTTCCCTGTGACCGACGACCTGCGCGGCAAAAAAGTGGAGGTCGTGGTTCTCAGCCTGACCGGTGGCGGCACCGATCTGAAACCGCACGCTTGGGTCACCACCCACCAAGCACCACGCGAGGCTGTGATCTTGCGTTTGGAAAAGTAA
- a CDS encoding OsmC family protein has protein sequence MIEITTIYEGELHCSSTHGPSGTQVSTDAPVDNNGRGESFSPTDLVATALGSCMGTIMGIVSQRKNIDISGMKITVGKHMSTDTPRRIVKLEVAIEMPLPGNHPDRKMLESSALSCPVYESLHPDIKVPISWSWGEEV, from the coding sequence ATGATTGAAATCACTACCATTTACGAGGGCGAGCTCCACTGTTCCAGCACCCACGGACCTTCCGGCACGCAAGTATCCACGGACGCACCCGTCGATAACAACGGTCGGGGCGAATCTTTTTCGCCTACTGATCTGGTCGCCACAGCTCTCGGTAGCTGCATGGGAACCATCATGGGCATTGTCAGCCAGCGCAAAAACATCGATATCAGCGGGATGAAAATCACAGTGGGTAAACACATGTCCACCGACACGCCTCGCAGAATTGTGAAGCTTGAAGTGGCGATTGAAATGCCACTGCCTGGCAATCACCCCGACCGGAAAATGCTCGAGAGCTCGGCTCTGAGCTGCCCAGTTTATGAAAGTCTTCATCCAGATATCAAAGTGCCAATCAGCTGGAGCTGGGGCGAAGAGGTCTAG
- a CDS encoding bifunctional serine/threonine-protein kinase/formylglycine-generating enzyme family protein, protein MIPDHEVLRKIGGGSYGEVWLARGVTGAMRAVKVVRREDFEDERGFEREFEGILKYEPMSRDHAGLVNILHVGRSNQEGGFYYYVMELGDDIRTGSDINAVEYSPRNLRTDMKKADGKPLDPDFVIEVGLSLAEALQHLHEKGLAHRDIKPSNIIFVDGKAKLADIGLVAARGQRTFVGTEGFVPPEGPGSAQADVYGLGKVMYEMATGKDRLQFPELPDELPESANRKRWLTLNQIICDICEPRVSKRTIKTAAALALSLRRLQRGKRVRRRRSGVMFTVIPALACLALLAWIFRAQLPWLNPVPDVVVEDPVEKKIEYGFVKVISDPEGAEVYDSEGNFLDITPLKNIRMVAGQRYEFEFRLEGYRTERKEGTVEAGETKIVEHVMSIYSPPVEGQEWVDNMGIHYQPMDGYHISTGFVRAYQWRRFEQDTKKKYRSQTIEHSESGVKRRVVVVKPEAAEAYCRWQSEKASTEGYLNEVQYISPLVSKSFSSPAMTEKLKNEGLRPFQCLVKNIPFAHLEIHTEPEGAILQIDGEYRGITPRSRVRVKPGPLELNLSLEGYRRVTKKMNLKEGGNQKVVVNMQRNNSIVFGHEWTNSLGMKFVPVGEDLLVSIWETRIADYQIYLNETKAKRPPAAGFQQGPMHPVLQVSRDDAIAFCKWLTERERKEERISTGEEYRLLTDAEWSHLVGLEEKPDQLPAEREFRPERIFPWGTAWPPETADEKVGNLADKTAAQAANVSRDRTLLSYDDGFEKTSPVGSFPPNELGIYDLAGNAHEWVSDDYDGKGKYGVLRGGGWNSYKQKDLYVTQRNTVRPSKISNLYGFRVVIAKKVKLLTSSIDDEFLDPFELDEEEESSDPDE, encoded by the coding sequence GTGATCCCGGATCACGAGGTGCTGCGCAAGATTGGCGGTGGCTCCTACGGCGAGGTGTGGCTGGCGCGAGGCGTCACCGGGGCGATGCGTGCCGTCAAGGTGGTCCGGCGAGAGGACTTCGAGGACGAACGCGGATTCGAGCGCGAGTTCGAGGGGATCCTCAAATATGAACCCATGTCGCGCGATCACGCCGGCCTGGTGAACATCCTGCATGTTGGTCGTAGCAATCAGGAAGGGGGCTTTTATTACTATGTGATGGAGCTGGGCGATGATATTCGCACCGGCAGTGACATCAATGCCGTCGAGTATTCGCCGCGCAATTTGCGCACGGATATGAAAAAGGCGGACGGAAAACCGCTCGACCCTGACTTTGTCATCGAAGTCGGTCTTTCCCTGGCCGAAGCCCTGCAGCATTTGCATGAAAAGGGGCTGGCTCACCGAGACATCAAGCCATCGAATATCATCTTTGTGGATGGCAAGGCGAAGCTGGCCGATATCGGTCTGGTCGCCGCACGTGGGCAAAGGACCTTTGTCGGCACCGAGGGCTTTGTGCCTCCGGAAGGACCTGGGTCTGCGCAGGCGGATGTCTACGGTCTGGGCAAGGTGATGTATGAAATGGCCACCGGCAAGGACCGGCTCCAGTTTCCTGAACTTCCGGACGAACTTCCGGAATCGGCCAATCGCAAACGCTGGCTGACGCTGAATCAAATTATCTGCGATATCTGTGAACCCCGAGTCTCAAAGCGCACGATTAAGACCGCAGCCGCACTGGCGCTTTCATTGCGTCGACTTCAGAGGGGGAAACGCGTGCGACGGCGGCGAAGCGGCGTCATGTTCACCGTCATCCCAGCTCTTGCCTGTCTGGCTTTACTCGCATGGATTTTCCGAGCTCAGCTGCCGTGGCTGAATCCGGTGCCTGATGTTGTGGTTGAAGACCCGGTTGAGAAGAAGATCGAATACGGATTTGTCAAAGTCATCAGCGATCCGGAAGGCGCTGAGGTCTACGATAGCGAGGGCAACTTTCTCGATATCACCCCGCTGAAGAACATCCGCATGGTGGCTGGCCAGCGCTATGAGTTTGAATTCCGTCTTGAAGGTTATCGGACCGAGCGGAAAGAAGGCACCGTGGAGGCTGGAGAGACAAAAATCGTCGAGCACGTGATGTCAATTTACTCCCCTCCGGTGGAGGGCCAGGAGTGGGTGGACAATATGGGTATCCACTACCAGCCGATGGACGGATACCACATCAGCACGGGATTTGTTAGGGCTTATCAATGGCGTCGTTTCGAACAGGATACCAAAAAAAAATACCGCTCTCAGACAATCGAACACAGCGAGAGCGGTGTGAAGCGCCGGGTGGTGGTGGTCAAACCTGAGGCTGCCGAAGCCTACTGCCGTTGGCAGAGCGAAAAAGCCTCGACCGAAGGCTATCTCAACGAGGTGCAATACATCTCGCCCTTAGTGAGTAAAAGCTTCAGCTCCCCGGCGATGACGGAGAAGTTGAAAAACGAAGGGCTTCGTCCGTTCCAATGTCTGGTGAAAAATATCCCCTTTGCCCACCTGGAAATCCACACCGAACCGGAGGGCGCGATTCTACAGATCGACGGAGAATACCGAGGTATCACCCCGCGTTCGCGCGTTCGTGTGAAACCCGGACCTCTCGAGTTAAATTTAAGTCTAGAGGGCTACCGCAGGGTGACCAAGAAAATGAACTTGAAGGAAGGTGGCAACCAAAAGGTGGTGGTCAATATGCAGCGCAATAACAGCATCGTCTTCGGCCATGAGTGGACTAACAGTCTGGGAATGAAATTTGTGCCTGTCGGTGAAGATTTACTGGTGTCGATCTGGGAAACCCGGATCGCCGATTACCAAATCTATTTGAACGAAACCAAAGCCAAGCGTCCTCCGGCAGCAGGTTTCCAGCAAGGGCCGATGCATCCTGTTTTACAAGTCTCCCGTGATGATGCCATAGCATTCTGTAAATGGCTGACCGAACGTGAGCGCAAGGAGGAGCGAATCTCGACCGGTGAAGAATACCGACTCCTCACCGATGCGGAGTGGAGTCATCTCGTGGGGCTGGAGGAAAAGCCGGATCAACTACCAGCGGAGCGTGAGTTTCGTCCGGAGCGGATTTTCCCCTGGGGCACTGCCTGGCCACCGGAGACGGCTGATGAGAAGGTGGGCAACCTCGCCGATAAAACGGCTGCGCAAGCCGCGAACGTCAGCCGTGACCGCACCTTGCTGTCCTACGATGATGGTTTTGAAAAAACATCTCCGGTGGGCTCCTTCCCGCCGAACGAGCTGGGTATCTACGATCTCGCTGGCAATGCCCACGAGTGGGTCTCCGATGATTACGATGGTAAGGGCAAATACGGTGTGCTCCGTGGCGGTGGCTGGAACAGCTACAAACAGAAAGATCTCTACGTGACCCAGCGCAATACCGTGAGACCGAGTAAAATCAGCAACCTCTACGGCTTCCGGGTCGTTATTGCCAAGAAAGTGAAGCTGCTGACTTCCAGCATCGACGATGAATTTCTGGATCCCTTCGAACTCGACGAGGAAGAGGAGTCGTCAGATCCCGACGAGTAA
- a CDS encoding putative glycoside hydrolase, whose protein sequence is MHHGTSSRWLGLTAAVAMAYPLLAGAQESKDSPDPATLRISDGSQFEPKDFYPKFSWERTPRYFMFGDKNRLLKPAQVRFIAERSDFVCIEKSHGLKQLGAAELGAKHEATALKKVNPDIKVLFYFNAAYAWTYTSYNQDFTEAGLKKNPALKKFLLTHPKTGELADRYGAYCYDVLNPEFRDWWVKTVAKGVRETGCDGAFIDQMHGSVGLRKDRKDEVEQAMGTMMADLKKALGPDRILLANNAYNPDAKHVYPVSDAIMFENYATVKSSKESLLAEWGHMLQHAKDGKISVFRLGVDGTGRKNLKPNMPELSKEKAEFALACYLIGAQPYSYFMYSWGWKLGTGTLIDYPEFNKPLGPPKGAYQRSTPHGWEFTREFEHASVWVNTDTRKAKITWK, encoded by the coding sequence ATGCACCACGGAACATCGTCTCGCTGGCTCGGCCTCACAGCAGCCGTGGCGATGGCTTATCCCCTGCTGGCTGGAGCGCAAGAAAGCAAGGACTCGCCCGACCCGGCCACGCTGCGCATCAGCGATGGCAGCCAGTTTGAGCCCAAGGATTTCTATCCGAAATTCAGCTGGGAGCGCACGCCGCGCTACTTCATGTTTGGCGATAAAAACCGTCTACTCAAGCCCGCCCAAGTGCGCTTCATTGCCGAACGCAGCGATTTTGTCTGCATTGAAAAATCGCACGGGCTGAAACAGCTCGGAGCCGCTGAGCTAGGGGCCAAACACGAGGCGACGGCACTGAAAAAGGTCAACCCCGATATCAAGGTGTTGTTTTACTTCAACGCCGCCTACGCCTGGACCTACACCTCCTACAACCAGGACTTCACCGAAGCCGGCCTGAAGAAGAACCCCGCGCTGAAAAAGTTCCTGCTCACCCACCCAAAGACCGGCGAACTGGCCGATCGCTACGGGGCCTACTGCTACGATGTGCTGAACCCGGAGTTCCGCGACTGGTGGGTGAAAACCGTGGCCAAGGGAGTGCGCGAGACAGGCTGCGACGGCGCCTTCATCGATCAAATGCACGGCTCGGTCGGTCTGCGTAAGGACCGCAAGGATGAGGTGGAGCAAGCCATGGGCACGATGATGGCCGACCTCAAAAAAGCCCTCGGTCCCGACCGCATCCTCCTCGCAAACAACGCCTACAATCCCGACGCCAAACACGTCTATCCGGTGAGCGATGCCATCATGTTTGAGAACTACGCCACGGTCAAATCCAGCAAAGAAAGCCTGCTTGCGGAATGGGGCCACATGCTGCAACACGCCAAGGATGGTAAGATTTCAGTCTTCCGACTGGGAGTGGATGGCACCGGCCGTAAGAACCTGAAACCCAACATGCCGGAGCTTTCCAAGGAAAAGGCCGAGTTTGCCCTCGCCTGTTATCTCATCGGCGCCCAGCCCTATTCGTATTTCATGTACAGTTGGGGATGGAAACTCGGCACCGGCACCCTGATCGATTATCCGGAATTCAACAAACCCCTCGGCCCGCCCAAGGGAGCCTACCAGCGGAGCACCCCTCATGGCTGGGAGTTCACCCGCGAGTTCGAACACGCCAGTGTCTGGGTGAATACCGACACCCGAAAGGCCAAGATCACTTGGAAGTGA
- a CDS encoding sulfatase family protein yields MHPFFKSLLITCHAAALCLSAARAEQPNFIIILSDDQGYNDLGCFGSPNIKTPNIDQMAKEGRKFTSFYVPSPVCSPSRAGLLTGCYPKRIGMEKHVLFPKDNKGLHPEEVTIADMLKARGYATACIGKWHVGHRKPFLPTNQGFDSYYGIPYSNDMVHPDNKGKYRGSQDKLWLNQDEMVKLWNTPLMQDEEIIELPVNQRTITRRYTDKAIEFITANKEKPFFLYLPHSMPHIPLFVPEDAYDPDPKNAYKAVIEHIDAEVGRVVDTVKQLGLSENTYIIYTSDNGPWLWFKNHGGKADPLREGKGTTYEGGQRVPCVMWAPGRIPAGTETDAIASTIDLLPTLAQLTGSPAKTRGEIDGTDISPLLLGTEKSVRDEFLFYTSNGKLEGLRQGDWKLLMKKGKAELFNLAKDIGEQQNQAKEMPEKVSHLLNRMRKLDEQINHQIRPQGKIAG; encoded by the coding sequence ATGCATCCGTTTTTCAAAAGCCTACTGATCACGTGCCACGCCGCGGCACTCTGTCTGAGCGCAGCCCGGGCAGAACAGCCGAACTTCATCATCATCCTCAGCGACGACCAAGGCTACAACGACCTAGGCTGTTTTGGCTCGCCTAACATCAAGACCCCGAACATCGACCAGATGGCGAAGGAAGGTCGCAAGTTCACCTCCTTCTACGTGCCGAGCCCTGTTTGCTCGCCATCGCGTGCCGGCTTATTGACCGGCTGCTACCCGAAACGCATCGGCATGGAGAAACATGTGCTTTTCCCCAAAGACAACAAAGGCCTGCACCCTGAGGAAGTCACCATCGCAGACATGCTGAAGGCCCGAGGTTACGCCACTGCTTGCATCGGTAAATGGCACGTTGGCCACCGCAAACCCTTCCTCCCTACTAATCAAGGATTCGATTCCTACTACGGCATTCCCTACTCCAACGACATGGTCCATCCGGACAACAAGGGGAAATACCGAGGGTCTCAAGACAAGCTGTGGCTCAATCAGGACGAAATGGTCAAACTCTGGAACACACCACTGATGCAGGATGAAGAAATCATCGAACTCCCGGTGAACCAACGCACGATCACCCGGCGATACACCGACAAAGCGATCGAATTCATCACCGCGAACAAGGAAAAGCCCTTCTTCCTCTACCTGCCTCACAGCATGCCTCATATCCCCCTCTTCGTGCCGGAGGATGCCTACGATCCAGATCCGAAAAATGCTTACAAAGCAGTGATCGAACACATCGATGCTGAAGTCGGTCGCGTGGTCGACACCGTGAAACAACTCGGTCTCAGTGAGAATACCTACATCATTTACACCTCCGACAACGGCCCTTGGCTGTGGTTCAAAAACCATGGAGGCAAGGCAGATCCCCTGCGCGAAGGCAAAGGCACCACCTACGAAGGTGGTCAGCGCGTTCCCTGCGTGATGTGGGCCCCGGGCCGCATCCCCGCCGGCACGGAAACGGATGCCATTGCCAGCACTATCGATCTGTTACCGACCCTGGCCCAACTGACCGGATCCCCTGCGAAAACACGGGGCGAGATCGACGGCACCGACATCTCCCCCTTACTGCTCGGCACCGAGAAGTCGGTGCGCGATGAGTTCCTCTTCTACACCAGCAACGGCAAGTTGGAAGGTTTGCGCCAGGGCGACTGGAAACTTCTGATGAAAAAAGGCAAGGCCGAGCTATTCAACCTCGCCAAGGACATCGGCGAGCAGCAGAACCAAGCCAAAGAGATGCCGGAAAAGGTTTCCCATCTGCTGAACCGCATGCGCAAACTGGACGAGCAAATCAACCATCAGATCCGCCCCCAAGGGAAGATCGCTGGCTGA
- a CDS encoding arylsulfatase — translation MKLILRTLVFTVFSAATAFAAAPQKPNIVFIITDDLGYGDISSYGQKNFTTPNIDKLAETGMRFTRHYSGATVCSPSRCSLMTGRDGGHCSVRGNGPFTILPEETTVAEVAKAAGYHTAMIGKSCVTGNTQTPEVVLSNGFDYFYGTTDHRDGHFRYPKFVYRNTERIEFPENKLHSGTHYDGNLYTEEALKYIAKQSPDQPFLLMLSYPMPHASTLAPEKDRAEARALVKNEVAHHGKHYTKTPEVKANYIAMITIMDKAVGAIVKQLESQQLLENTLVIFTSDNGPSFEGGMKPQLLDSNGPLRGGKRDLYEGGVRVPFIASWPAAIKAGQTTDHTSAFWDFLPTVCELTKQPVPADIQGVSFVPTLTGDKPQAAHKSLYWEFHEKGGRRAIMKGDWKLVQYQLKNPAKTTTQLFNLAKDIGEQKDLSKAHPEKLSELMKLMEKARVPSKTFPMEALDK, via the coding sequence ATGAAACTCATTCTCCGCACTCTTGTTTTCACCGTCTTTTCGGCAGCGACAGCCTTCGCGGCGGCTCCACAAAAACCCAACATCGTGTTCATCATCACCGATGATCTCGGCTACGGAGACATCTCCAGCTACGGGCAGAAAAACTTCACCACACCGAACATCGACAAGCTGGCCGAGACCGGCATGCGTTTCACCCGTCACTACTCCGGCGCCACCGTCTGTTCGCCATCGCGCTGCTCGCTGATGACCGGTCGTGACGGAGGTCACTGCTCGGTTCGCGGCAATGGCCCCTTCACCATCTTGCCGGAAGAAACCACCGTGGCCGAAGTCGCCAAGGCCGCCGGCTACCACACCGCGATGATTGGGAAATCCTGCGTCACCGGCAACACCCAAACGCCCGAGGTGGTGCTCTCTAACGGATTCGATTACTTTTACGGCACCACCGACCACCGCGACGGCCACTTCCGCTACCCGAAGTTTGTCTACCGCAACACCGAGCGCATCGAATTTCCCGAAAACAAGCTGCACAGCGGCACGCACTACGATGGCAATCTCTACACCGAGGAAGCGCTGAAATACATCGCCAAGCAAAGCCCGGACCAACCGTTCCTGCTGATGCTCTCCTACCCGATGCCCCATGCCTCCACCCTGGCACCGGAAAAAGACCGCGCAGAAGCCCGCGCTTTGGTCAAAAACGAAGTTGCCCACCATGGCAAGCATTACACCAAAACTCCCGAGGTGAAGGCCAACTACATCGCCATGATCACCATCATGGACAAGGCCGTGGGAGCCATCGTCAAGCAGCTGGAATCCCAACAGCTTCTGGAGAACACCCTGGTCATCTTCACCAGCGATAACGGACCGTCGTTCGAAGGTGGCATGAAACCACAGCTTCTCGATTCCAATGGCCCGCTGCGCGGCGGCAAGCGCGATCTCTACGAGGGCGGCGTGCGCGTCCCCTTCATCGCCTCCTGGCCCGCCGCCATCAAAGCGGGTCAGACCACCGACCACACCTCCGCCTTCTGGGACTTCCTCCCCACCGTCTGCGAACTGACCAAGCAGCCGGTGCCTGCCGACATCCAAGGCGTCTCCTTCGTCCCCACCCTGACCGGTGACAAACCACAGGCCGCCCACAAGTCACTTTACTGGGAGTTCCACGAAAAAGGTGGCCGTCGCGCCATCATGAAGGGCGACTGGAAACTGGTGCAGTATCAGCTGAAAAACCCCGCAAAAACCACCACCCAGCTGTTCAACCTCGCCAAGGACATCGGTGAGCAAAAAGACCTTTCCAAAGCGCACCCGGAAAAGCTTTCCGAGCTCATGAAGCTGATGGAAAAAGCCCGCGTGCCCAGCAAAACCTTCCCAATGGAAGCGCTGGACAAATAA